In Longibacter salinarum, a single window of DNA contains:
- a CDS encoding DUF3467 domain-containing protein, producing the protein MEDFGAQQDPQEMNIEIDEDTAEGTYANLVMVSHTPEEFVIDFIRMVPGVPKAKVKHRVLVTPSHAKRILAALEENVERYENAHGEIDPPDHPDRPMNFGGGVGEA; encoded by the coding sequence ATGGAAGACTTTGGCGCCCAGCAGGACCCGCAGGAAATGAATATCGAAATTGATGAGGACACGGCCGAGGGCACATATGCGAATCTCGTAATGGTGTCCCATACTCCGGAAGAGTTCGTGATTGACTTCATCCGAATGGTGCCCGGTGTGCCGAAAGCGAAGGTGAAGCATCGCGTGTTGGTTACGCCGAGCCATGCGAAGCGAATCCTTGCTGCTCTCGAAGAAAATGTAGAACGGTACGAGAACGCCCACGGCGAAATCGACCCACCCGATCATCCGGACCGCCCGATGAACTTCGGTGGGGGCGTCGGAGAAGCCTGA
- a CDS encoding LptF/LptG family permease translates to MVKTRLRLLRNEVIRSIPSFLRLPLTRFERHIAARLIKGFVLFVGALIIFFIVLHWVEYSDDFLDRGATLQEVFLVYYPNYIPEIVRLTSPLALFLACIYHTGKLAQELQLTALQTSGVSLYRLMVPYLGVGLLVTVAMFGFNGWIVPKANETVVAYDNKYLNPSSSTVDVSEVHRQNGPNTIISVGYYDRRDNTGHRVSIQQFKNATQLEYRVDANRIVWVDSTETWQLHSVTRRWFDDTGMTREQEAGTADTTLHVFPRDFARTQRDVEAMTIPVAAEYLDALRRSGAGHLGRPLVAYYTKYAYPFANLIVVMIGVPLAAVRRRGGQASRFAIGLLTAFVYLALQKLAEPFGYAGTLPPAFAAWFPHVAFAAIAVIVLWRTRK, encoded by the coding sequence GTGGTCAAAACCCGCCTCCGTCTCCTGCGTAATGAGGTAATCCGCTCCATTCCATCGTTTCTGCGCCTTCCATTGACGCGGTTCGAACGCCACATCGCTGCTCGCCTGATCAAGGGATTCGTTCTCTTTGTCGGTGCGCTGATTATCTTTTTTATCGTCCTGCACTGGGTCGAGTACAGTGACGACTTCCTGGATCGTGGCGCCACACTCCAGGAAGTCTTCCTCGTCTATTATCCGAATTACATCCCGGAAATCGTCCGGCTCACGTCGCCGCTCGCCCTCTTTCTGGCGTGCATCTATCATACCGGTAAACTCGCTCAGGAACTCCAGCTGACAGCCCTACAGACGTCCGGCGTGTCCCTCTACCGTCTGATGGTCCCCTACCTCGGCGTCGGCCTCCTTGTCACCGTCGCGATGTTCGGCTTCAATGGGTGGATCGTACCAAAGGCCAACGAAACCGTCGTCGCGTACGACAACAAGTACCTGAACCCGAGTTCGAGTACCGTCGACGTAAGCGAGGTGCACCGTCAGAATGGCCCGAACACCATCATCAGCGTCGGCTACTACGACCGCCGGGACAACACCGGCCACCGCGTCTCCATTCAGCAGTTCAAAAACGCTACGCAACTCGAGTATCGTGTGGATGCGAACCGCATTGTCTGGGTCGACTCCACCGAGACGTGGCAGCTGCATTCCGTGACGAGGCGCTGGTTCGACGACACGGGCATGACGCGCGAACAGGAAGCTGGAACTGCAGATACCACCCTACACGTTTTCCCCCGCGACTTCGCACGCACGCAACGGGACGTGGAAGCAATGACGATCCCGGTCGCTGCTGAATACCTGGACGCCTTGCGCCGCTCGGGTGCCGGCCATCTCGGGCGCCCGCTCGTGGCCTACTACACGAAATACGCGTACCCGTTTGCTAATTTGATCGTCGTCATGATCGGTGTCCCCCTCGCGGCCGTGCGACGGCGCGGCGGACAAGCTTCCCGATTTGCCATCGGCCTACTCACAGCATTTGTGTACCTCGCTCTACAGAAGCTTGCAGAGCCCTTCGGCTACGCGGGGACGCTCCCGCCGGCCTTCGCCGCCTGGTTTCCGCATGTTGCTTTTGCTGCGATCGCTGTCATCGTTCTGTGGCGCACGCGAAAATAA
- the sucC gene encoding ADP-forming succinate--CoA ligase subunit beta, with protein sequence MKLHEYQAKDILNEYGVAVQPGVVAESVDEAVEAAKNLEAEGASMFVVKAQIHAGGRGKGGGVKLARSVEEVEEHASNILGMTLKTHQTGPEGQLVRKILIVDAVDIEKEFYVGVTLDREKSMNVIMVSSEGGVEIETVAEETPEAIHKAWIDPTIGLRPFQARRLAFALGLEGKAFKQGVRFIMALYKAFEETDSTIAEINPLVLTGDGDVIAVDAKINIDDNALFRHDDIAAMRDIHEEDPTEVEAGEHGLSYIKLDGNVGCMVNGAGLAMATMDIIKLAGGEPANFLDVGGSANAETVEAGFRIILKDENVEAILVNIFGGIVRCDRVAKGVIQAANNVDITVPLIVRLQGTNAEEGKALLDESDIEIESAVLLKEAAEKVQSAIGVA encoded by the coding sequence ATGAAACTCCACGAATACCAAGCGAAAGACATCCTGAACGAGTACGGCGTAGCGGTCCAGCCGGGCGTCGTGGCCGAGTCGGTCGACGAAGCCGTTGAGGCCGCCAAGAATCTTGAGGCTGAAGGCGCAAGCATGTTCGTCGTGAAGGCCCAGATCCATGCTGGTGGACGCGGGAAAGGCGGCGGTGTGAAGCTGGCCCGGTCGGTCGAGGAGGTGGAAGAGCACGCGTCCAACATCCTCGGCATGACCCTTAAAACGCATCAGACGGGGCCGGAAGGACAGCTCGTCCGCAAGATCCTTATTGTGGACGCGGTTGATATTGAGAAGGAGTTCTATGTTGGCGTTACGCTCGATCGCGAGAAGAGCATGAACGTCATCATGGTCTCCAGCGAAGGCGGCGTCGAGATCGAGACGGTCGCGGAAGAGACGCCCGAAGCGATTCACAAAGCCTGGATCGATCCAACGATCGGTCTTCGCCCGTTCCAGGCCCGCCGTCTCGCGTTTGCTCTTGGTCTCGAAGGCAAAGCATTCAAACAGGGCGTCCGCTTCATTATGGCGCTGTACAAGGCCTTTGAGGAAACGGATTCCACGATCGCCGAAATCAACCCGCTCGTGCTTACGGGCGATGGCGATGTCATTGCCGTCGATGCAAAAATCAACATCGACGACAACGCGCTCTTCCGCCACGACGACATCGCGGCGATGCGCGACATTCACGAGGAAGATCCGACGGAGGTGGAGGCTGGAGAGCACGGCCTCAGCTACATCAAGCTCGACGGAAACGTCGGTTGCATGGTAAATGGCGCCGGGCTCGCTATGGCGACCATGGACATCATTAAGCTCGCCGGCGGGGAGCCAGCGAACTTCCTGGATGTGGGTGGATCGGCCAATGCGGAGACGGTTGAAGCAGGCTTCCGTATCATCCTGAAGGATGAGAATGTCGAAGCGATCCTCGTCAACATCTTCGGAGGTATCGTCCGTTGCGACCGTGTCGCGAAGGGCGTCATCCAGGCCGCCAATAACGTGGACATCACGGTTCCACTCATTGTTCGCCTCCAGGGCACGAACGCCGAAGAAGGAAAGGCTCTCCTTGACGAGAGCGACATTGAGATCGAGTCGGCGGTCCTGCTGAAAGAAGCTGCCGAGAAAGTCCAGTCCGCCATCGGTGTCGCATAA